A portion of the Corynebacterium heidelbergense genome contains these proteins:
- a CDS encoding Asp23/Gls24 family envelope stress response protein, which translates to MAENNKSADTASHTPNTPAKTNESSANGSALVTSNGQTSISDSVVSKIAGMAAREVTGVYDLGGGTARVVGALRERIPGGRVNVQQGVSVEVGEREAAADIGVVAEYGVAIHELAEAIRRNVIISVERMTGLGVNEVNVTVHDVHLPDEDEDEQDSESENVTRVQ; encoded by the coding sequence ATGGCTGAGAACAACAAGTCCGCCGACACCGCTTCCCACACGCCCAACACCCCGGCAAAGACCAACGAGTCCTCCGCCAATGGCTCCGCACTGGTCACTAGCAACGGACAGACCTCCATCTCCGACTCCGTCGTGTCCAAGATCGCCGGCATGGCTGCCCGCGAGGTCACCGGTGTCTACGACCTCGGTGGCGGTACCGCTCGCGTCGTCGGCGCCCTGCGCGAGCGCATCCCCGGTGGCCGCGTGAACGTCCAGCAGGGCGTGTCCGTGGAGGTCGGCGAGCGCGAGGCAGCCGCGGACATCGGCGTGGTCGCCGAATACGGTGTGGCTATCCACGAGCTCGCGGAGGCCATCCGCCGTAACGTCATCATCTCGGTTGAGCGGATGACCGGACTGGGTGTCAACGAAGTCAACGTCACCGTGCACGATGTGCACCTGCCCGACGAGGATGAGGACGAGCAGGACTCTGAGTCCGAGAACGTCACCCGCGTCCAGTAA
- the tgt gene encoding tRNA guanosine(34) transglycosylase Tgt, whose amino-acid sequence MRPNPCAPQDPAPATDTWFQLCSRLEHVTRPGRDTAPALGRTGVLNTPHGIIRTPAFIPVATKATVKTLTPEQVKSTGAQAILSNAYHLYLQPGPDIVDEAGGVAAFENWRGPTYTDSGGFQVMSLGVGFKKVLAMDTSGLDTSDIVAQQAKRMAVVDEDGVDFRSVIDGSKHRFTPEVSMQIQHQLGADIMFAFDELTTLVNTRVYQERSVERTHRWAERCLAEHDRLTQARPHRPLQSLWGVVQGAQYEDLRRQAARGLVALSEQAEQRGCRGFGGYGIGGALEKENLGTIVDWVSQELPEEKPRHLLGISEPDDLFTAIAAGADTFDCVAPTRLGRRGGVYTLDGRINLTGARFRRDFSPIDAEVGGYVCENYSRAYIHHLLKAKEFLAGTLCTLHNLHFMVGLVDRIRQAIDEGRFEEYRDQFLSRYYGAEWKDHIG is encoded by the coding sequence ATGCGCCCGAACCCCTGTGCCCCGCAAGACCCCGCGCCAGCGACGGACACCTGGTTCCAGCTCTGTTCCCGCCTGGAGCACGTCACGCGCCCCGGCCGCGACACTGCACCCGCGCTTGGGCGGACGGGCGTCCTCAATACCCCCCACGGCATCATCCGCACCCCCGCATTCATCCCCGTGGCCACCAAGGCCACCGTCAAAACCCTCACCCCGGAACAGGTGAAAAGCACCGGGGCCCAGGCGATTCTGTCTAACGCCTACCACCTGTACCTCCAGCCTGGCCCGGACATCGTGGACGAGGCCGGCGGAGTCGCGGCCTTCGAGAACTGGCGCGGGCCCACCTACACGGACTCCGGGGGTTTCCAGGTAATGAGCCTGGGAGTGGGGTTCAAGAAGGTGCTGGCGATGGACACCTCCGGATTGGATACCTCCGACATCGTCGCCCAGCAGGCTAAACGCATGGCCGTGGTGGACGAGGACGGCGTGGATTTCCGCAGCGTGATCGACGGCTCCAAGCACCGTTTCACCCCGGAGGTCAGCATGCAGATCCAGCACCAGCTTGGCGCGGACATCATGTTCGCGTTCGACGAGCTGACCACCCTGGTCAACACCCGCGTGTACCAAGAGCGCTCCGTGGAACGCACCCACCGCTGGGCCGAGCGCTGCCTCGCAGAGCACGACCGGCTGACCCAGGCCCGTCCCCATCGACCTCTCCAATCCCTGTGGGGGGTCGTCCAGGGGGCTCAATACGAAGATTTACGACGCCAAGCGGCGCGCGGCCTGGTGGCTCTCTCCGAGCAGGCGGAGCAGCGCGGGTGCCGCGGTTTTGGGGGATATGGGATCGGCGGCGCCCTGGAAAAGGAGAACCTGGGCACAATCGTGGACTGGGTCAGCCAGGAACTCCCGGAGGAAAAACCGCGCCACCTGCTGGGGATTTCCGAACCGGATGACCTGTTCACCGCGATCGCGGCAGGGGCGGACACCTTCGACTGTGTCGCGCCCACGCGGCTGGGCCGGCGCGGCGGGGTGTACACCCTGGACGGGCGTATCAACCTCACCGGGGCAAGGTTCAGGCGGGACTTCTCCCCCATCGACGCCGAAGTCGGCGGTTATGTCTGTGAAAACTACAGCCGCGCCTACATCCACCACCTTCTCAAGGCCAAGGAGTTCCTGGCGGGCACGCTGTGCACGCTGCACAACCTGCACTTCATGGTGGGGCTTGTCGACCGGATCCGGCAGGCCATCGACGAAGGCAGATTCGAGGAGTACCGGGATCAGTTCCTCTCCCGCTACTACGGGGCCGAGTGGAAAGACCACATTGGCTAA
- a CDS encoding aminotransferase class I/II-fold pyridoxal phosphate-dependent enzyme: MAKPAGTQRREEHWRHLAQRLAAWEGAGLGRTMVPFDTAQDPEAIVDGQRRLLFSSSNYLGLATHPKVLAAAQRALLHYGAGSGGSRLTTGTTREHLALEADLAEWLGFEDCAFFATGFAANLAAVSTYSDADTVIFSDERNHASLIDGCRSAKKADLVIYPHRDLRALDTAMAQRLRAGRRGLLVSDGVFSMDGTLADVAGLMRLCQRHGCLLLIDDAHGIGTVGDGRGCAMKPRPDILVGTASKALGAEGGFVCGPRDAIQLLRNQGRSFVFSTANAAPIIAAARAAVEVIRTDPGHVRRLQSNVSYLHRGLVALGLNVPEPYSPIVPIPLGDETVAMGVAASLTRKGLHVPAIRYPTVPRGAAILRITVMSTHRTEQIDALLGALADTLPHHCQLPQK; this comes from the coding sequence TTGGCTAAACCCGCCGGGACGCAGCGCCGCGAGGAGCATTGGCGCCACCTCGCCCAACGCCTGGCCGCCTGGGAGGGGGCCGGGCTGGGCCGAACGATGGTTCCCTTCGACACGGCCCAGGATCCGGAGGCCATTGTGGACGGCCAGCGGCGCCTGCTGTTCTCCAGTAGCAATTACCTGGGGTTGGCCACGCACCCGAAAGTCCTGGCGGCAGCACAGCGGGCCCTCCTGCACTACGGGGCCGGTTCCGGGGGCTCCCGGCTAACCACGGGGACCACCAGGGAACACCTGGCCCTGGAAGCGGATCTGGCCGAGTGGCTGGGCTTCGAGGATTGCGCCTTCTTCGCCACCGGATTCGCGGCCAACCTCGCCGCGGTCAGCACGTATTCCGACGCGGATACGGTGATCTTCTCGGATGAGCGCAATCACGCCAGTCTCATCGACGGGTGCCGCAGCGCGAAGAAGGCCGACCTGGTCATCTATCCCCACCGGGACCTGCGCGCCCTGGACACCGCGATGGCGCAACGCTTGCGCGCAGGTCGGCGGGGCTTGCTGGTCAGCGATGGGGTCTTCTCCATGGACGGCACCCTGGCCGACGTGGCGGGGCTTATGCGCCTATGCCAGCGGCACGGCTGCCTGCTTCTCATCGACGATGCCCACGGCATCGGCACGGTTGGGGACGGGCGCGGCTGCGCAATGAAACCCCGACCGGACATCCTCGTCGGCACGGCGAGCAAAGCCCTCGGGGCCGAAGGCGGATTCGTCTGCGGCCCCCGTGATGCGATCCAGTTGCTGCGCAACCAGGGGCGGTCCTTCGTGTTCTCCACCGCCAACGCGGCACCCATCATCGCCGCTGCCCGGGCCGCAGTGGAGGTCATTCGCACTGATCCCGGTCACGTACGGCGCCTGCAATCCAACGTGAGCTACCTGCACCGGGGGTTGGTTGCGCTGGGGTTGAACGTGCCGGAACCCTACTCACCCATTGTCCCCATTCCCCTCGGGGATGAGACTGTGGCGATGGGCGTGGCGGCGTCGCTAACAAGAAAGGGCCTACACGTGCCCGCCATCCGATACCCCACCGTGCCCCGCGGGGCCGCAATTCTGCGGATTACCGTGATGTCCACCCACCGGACCGAGCAGATCGACGCCCTCCTCGGCGCGCTGGCAGACACCCTGCCCCACCACTGCCAACTGCCGCAGAAGTGA